From a single Kitasatospora azatica KCTC 9699 genomic region:
- a CDS encoding DUF5304 family protein has protein sequence MSGSEPVDNPLVDEARKLASALTDQAQQAFGRFREQNPEVFGHLAAAGNELLSAYRAAIAGHERRWSAPERAESEQIDLDD, from the coding sequence ATGAGCGGTTCAGAACCTGTCGACAACCCCCTGGTCGACGAGGCGCGCAAGCTCGCCTCGGCCCTGACCGATCAGGCCCAGCAGGCCTTCGGCCGTTTCCGGGAGCAGAACCCGGAGGTGTTCGGGCACCTCGCGGCGGCAGGCAACGAGCTGCTGTCCGCCTACCGCGCGGCCATAGCGGGGCATGAACGCCGCTGGTCGGCGCCCGAGCGTGCGGAGTCGGAGCAGATCGACCTGGACGACTGA